From a region of the Kaistia sp. 32K genome:
- a CDS encoding Hsp20 family protein, with protein MRTFDLSPLYRSTVGFDRLFSLLDQTTGVEGGVPGYPPYNIERTGENAYRITMAVAGFNDSELSIESRENTLTVKGEKKVEDGQDSEVLYRGIAARSFERRFQLADHVEVKGARLENGLLHVELVREIPEAMKPRTIAITSGKSAGQQIEAKAA; from the coding sequence ATGCGTACGTTTGATCTGAGCCCCCTGTATCGCTCCACCGTCGGTTTCGACCGTCTCTTTTCGCTGCTCGACCAGACCACCGGCGTCGAAGGCGGCGTGCCCGGCTATCCGCCCTATAATATCGAGCGCACCGGCGAGAACGCCTACCGCATCACCATGGCGGTCGCCGGCTTCAACGACAGCGAACTCTCGATCGAGTCGCGTGAAAACACGCTGACCGTCAAGGGCGAGAAGAAGGTCGAGGACGGCCAGGACTCCGAGGTGCTGTATCGCGGCATCGCCGCGCGCTCCTTCGAGCGCCGGTTCCAGCTCGCCGACCATGTCGAGGTGAAAGGCGCCCGACTCGAAAACGGACTTCTCCACGTCGAACTCGTCCGCGAGATTCCGGAAGCGATGAAGCCGCGCACCATCGCGATCACCAGCGGCAAGTCCGCCGGCCAGCAGATCGAGGCGAAGGCCGCCTGA
- a CDS encoding SGNH family hydrolase, with translation MLVRLFRAVAVVLLVSFALVGVMEPASAQFRGPAGFLDRLFGIERPPPPGAYPVPPGEIGRQRPPSAQRAPRDEQPRKKRPAAPAEPVYPALEIQPKNPDAKKVLVVGDFVAGGLAWGLDQAFAEEPRLAVVDRSDGPSGFVRDDHFDWAGKISEMLVADKPDMVVVLMGTNDRQQIRTKDGRFAPRSDEWQKAYQQRVERFLLALQAYGKPVYWVGVPPMRSKDASADMAFLNTLFKGRVEAVGGSFIDIWDGFADESGQFVARGPDVEGQTRTLRGSDGINFTKAGRRKLAFFVERDIRQGSGFGLPMSSVTPTNPNATMEIGPDGKERQVGPVISLTDPEPGAADGKLIGARDQTVPGPAADSVQYKLTVEGKSPAAQPGRVDDFAWKPPHAEDETADAPGSIVDGIVILPAPTAGVPQLAPALR, from the coding sequence ATGCTGGTTCGTCTCTTCCGCGCCGTCGCCGTCGTCCTGCTGGTTTCCTTTGCCCTGGTTGGCGTGATGGAGCCGGCCTCGGCGCAGTTTAGGGGCCCCGCCGGCTTTCTCGATCGCCTGTTCGGCATCGAGCGGCCGCCACCGCCGGGGGCCTACCCCGTGCCGCCGGGCGAGATCGGCCGCCAGCGGCCGCCCTCCGCCCAGAGGGCGCCGCGCGACGAGCAGCCGCGCAAGAAGCGGCCGGCCGCGCCGGCCGAGCCGGTCTATCCGGCGCTGGAGATCCAGCCCAAGAACCCGGACGCCAAGAAGGTGCTTGTCGTCGGCGATTTCGTCGCCGGCGGCCTCGCCTGGGGGCTCGACCAGGCCTTCGCCGAGGAACCGCGCCTCGCCGTCGTCGACCGCTCGGACGGTCCGTCCGGCTTTGTCCGCGACGACCATTTCGACTGGGCCGGCAAGATCTCGGAGATGCTCGTCGCCGACAAGCCGGACATGGTCGTCGTGCTGATGGGAACCAATGACCGCCAGCAGATCCGGACCAAGGACGGCCGGTTCGCGCCGCGTTCGGACGAATGGCAGAAGGCCTACCAGCAGCGCGTCGAGCGCTTTCTGCTAGCGCTGCAGGCCTATGGCAAGCCGGTCTACTGGGTCGGCGTGCCGCCGATGCGGTCGAAGGACGCCTCGGCCGACATGGCCTTCCTCAACACGCTGTTCAAGGGCCGGGTCGAGGCCGTCGGCGGCAGTTTCATCGACATCTGGGACGGGTTCGCCGACGAGAGCGGCCAGTTCGTGGCGCGCGGCCCGGATGTCGAGGGCCAGACGCGGACGCTGCGCGGCAGCGACGGCATCAACTTCACCAAGGCGGGACGGCGCAAGCTCGCCTTCTTCGTCGAGCGCGACATCCGCCAGGGCAGCGGGTTCGGCCTGCCGATGAGTTCGGTGACGCCGACCAATCCGAATGCGACGATGGAGATCGGCCCGGACGGCAAGGAACGCCAGGTCGGCCCGGTCATCTCGCTGACCGATCCGGAGCCGGGCGCGGCCGACGGCAAGCTGATCGGCGCTCGCGACCAGACCGTGCCGGGCCCGGCGGCGGACAGCGTCCAGTACAAGCTGACCGTCGAGGGCAAGTCGCCGGCCGCCCAGCCCGGCCGCGTCGACGATTTCGCCTGGAAGCCGCCGCATGCCGAGGACGAAACGGCCGACGCGCCGGGCAGCATCGTCGACGGCATCGTCATCCTGCCGGCCCCGACCGCCGGCGTGCCGCAACTGGCGCCGGCGCTGCGATAG
- the gltB gene encoding glutamate synthase large subunit — translation MPKVLREAEMQMAAAATARAAKSTAARNKAGGIGAQGLYDPRNEHDACGVGFIANLKNEKSHRIVQSGLQIVRNLEHRGAVGADPLMGDGAGMLVQIPHRFFAEEATRLGFAVGEPGSYAVGFLFLPQDAEVRAGMEKIVEEVVASEGQELLGWRNVPVDNSSLSKAPEIAATEPHHRQVFIGRGKGIANEAEFERRLFIIRKVISNRIYAAYSGLDNDFYVVSLSARTIVYKGMFLAEQLGAYYLDFHDERFESAIALVHQRFSTNTFPSWRLAHPYRMVAHNGEINTVRGNVNWMAARQASVDSELYGNDISKLWPISYEGQSDTACFDNALEFLVQGGYSLPHAAMMLIPEAWAGNPLMDEQRRAFYEYHAALMEPWDGPAAVAFTDGVRIGATLDRNGLRPARYLVTEDGDVLLSSESGVLPIPEEKIITKWRLQPGRMLLIDLEQGRIVSDEEIKTELATKLPYQEWLARTQIVLEDLPPVPPRAPRTDVTLLDRQQAFGYTTEDLKLLMAPMATTGQEAVGSMGTDTPISVLSDKSKLLYTYFKQNFAQVTNPPIDPIREELVMSLVSFIGPRPNLFDLSGAGRRKRLEVRQPILENPDLEKIRAIGELDDNPFQSKTLDITYAIAQGAEGMADALERLCERAEAAVHGGYNIIILSDRMIGPDRIPIPALLATAGVHHHLIRKGLRTSVGLVIETGEAREVHHFCVLAGFGAEAINPYLAFETLTDMKKDFPEEVDDEEIVHRYVKSIDKGILKVMSKMGISTYQSYCGAQIFDAIGLASEFVDRYFFGTATTIEGVGLKEIAEETVRRHAAAFGDGAILRNTLDIGGEYNYRIRGEKHAWSPDSVATLQHAVRTGSWERYDDFAKAMNEQSKALLTLRGLFEIKMAEDVGLTPVPLDEVEPAAEIVKRFATGAMSFGSISREAHTTLAIAMNRIGGKSNTGEGGEEAERFLPLPNGDSMRSSIKQIASGRFGVTTEYLVNSDVMQIKVAQGAKPGEGGQLPGHKVDATIAKVRHSTPGVGLISPPPHHDIYSIEDLAQLIFDLKNVNPEADVSVKLVSEVGVGTVAAGVAKARADHITVSGFEGGTGASPLTSLKHAGSPWEIGLAETQQTLVLNGLRSRIALQVDGGFRTGRDVIIGALLGADEFAFSTAPLIAAGCIMMRKCHLNTCPVGVATQDPVLRKRFKGEPEHVINYFFFVAEEVRQLMAAMGARSLEELIGQSDRLDKVAAVNHWKASGLDFTKLFHKVEAGPDEIRHTQRQKHPIEHVLDRKLIAEAQPALATGKPVQIEAAIHNTDRSAGAMLSGEVAKRYGNDGLPDDTIAITLRGTAGQSFAAFLARGISIDLIGEGNDYVGKGLSGGRIVVRPAENSRIVPEKSIIVGNTVLYGATEGEAYFRGVAGERFSVRNSGAIAVVEGCGDHGCEYMTGGIVVVIGKTGRNFAAGMSGGIAYVLDEDETFAERCNLSMVEIQPVQEEDDLLEKLHHHGGDIEHKGRIDITSNMNRFDDERLHRLISQHLHYTGSSRAKEILEHWESYRPKFRKVMPVEYRRALIEMERARYGVAAE, via the coding sequence ATGCCGAAGGTCTTACGCGAAGCGGAAATGCAGATGGCAGCAGCGGCAACGGCCCGCGCGGCCAAAAGCACGGCCGCCCGCAATAAGGCCGGCGGAATCGGCGCCCAGGGCCTTTATGATCCGCGCAACGAGCACGACGCCTGCGGCGTCGGCTTCATCGCGAACCTGAAGAACGAGAAGTCGCACCGCATCGTCCAGAGCGGCCTGCAGATCGTCCGCAACCTCGAGCATCGCGGCGCGGTCGGCGCGGATCCGCTGATGGGCGACGGAGCGGGCATGCTCGTGCAGATTCCGCATCGCTTTTTCGCCGAGGAAGCGACCCGGCTCGGCTTCGCCGTCGGCGAGCCCGGCTCCTATGCCGTCGGCTTCCTCTTCCTGCCGCAGGACGCGGAAGTCCGCGCCGGCATGGAGAAGATCGTCGAGGAAGTCGTCGCCTCCGAGGGCCAGGAGTTGCTCGGCTGGCGTAACGTGCCCGTCGACAACTCGTCGCTTTCCAAGGCGCCCGAGATCGCGGCGACCGAACCGCACCATCGCCAGGTCTTCATCGGCCGCGGCAAGGGCATCGCCAACGAGGCCGAGTTCGAGCGGCGGCTGTTCATCATCCGCAAGGTGATCTCCAACCGCATCTACGCGGCCTATTCCGGCCTCGACAACGACTTCTACGTCGTGTCGCTGTCGGCGCGGACGATCGTCTACAAGGGCATGTTCCTGGCGGAGCAGCTCGGCGCCTATTATCTCGACTTCCACGACGAGCGCTTCGAGAGCGCGATCGCGCTCGTGCACCAGCGCTTCTCGACCAACACCTTCCCGTCCTGGCGGCTGGCCCACCCCTACCGCATGGTCGCGCACAACGGCGAGATCAACACGGTTCGCGGCAACGTCAACTGGATGGCGGCGCGGCAGGCCTCGGTCGACAGTGAGCTCTACGGCAACGACATCTCGAAGCTGTGGCCGATCTCCTATGAGGGGCAGTCGGACACCGCCTGCTTCGACAACGCGCTCGAATTCCTGGTCCAGGGCGGCTATTCGCTGCCGCACGCGGCCATGATGCTGATCCCCGAGGCCTGGGCGGGCAACCCGCTCATGGACGAGCAGCGGCGCGCCTTCTACGAGTACCATGCCGCCCTGATGGAGCCCTGGGACGGGCCGGCCGCCGTCGCCTTCACCGACGGCGTGCGGATCGGCGCGACGCTCGACCGCAACGGCCTGCGGCCGGCGCGCTACCTCGTCACCGAGGATGGCGACGTGCTGCTGTCGTCCGAATCCGGCGTGCTGCCGATCCCGGAAGAGAAGATCATCACCAAGTGGCGGCTGCAGCCTGGCCGCATGCTGCTGATCGACCTCGAGCAGGGCCGCATCGTCTCCGACGAGGAGATCAAGACCGAGCTCGCCACCAAGCTCCCCTACCAGGAGTGGCTGGCGCGCACCCAGATCGTGCTGGAAGACCTGCCGCCGGTGCCGCCGCGCGCGCCGCGCACCGACGTGACGCTGCTCGATCGCCAGCAGGCCTTCGGCTACACCACCGAGGACCTGAAGCTCCTGATGGCGCCGATGGCCACCACCGGCCAGGAAGCGGTCGGCTCGATGGGCACGGACACGCCGATCTCGGTGCTCTCCGACAAGTCGAAGCTGCTCTACACCTACTTCAAGCAGAACTTCGCCCAGGTGACGAACCCGCCGATCGATCCGATCCGCGAGGAGCTCGTCATGAGCCTCGTCTCGTTCATCGGGCCGCGGCCGAACCTGTTCGACCTCTCGGGCGCCGGCCGCCGCAAGCGGCTGGAAGTGCGGCAGCCGATCCTGGAGAACCCGGATCTGGAGAAGATCCGCGCCATCGGCGAGCTGGACGACAACCCGTTCCAGTCGAAGACGCTCGACATCACCTATGCGATCGCACAGGGCGCCGAAGGCATGGCCGACGCGCTGGAGCGGCTCTGCGAGCGCGCCGAGGCGGCCGTCCATGGCGGCTACAACATCATCATCCTGTCGGATCGCATGATCGGGCCGGACCGGATCCCGATCCCCGCCCTGCTCGCCACCGCCGGCGTTCACCATCACCTGATCCGCAAGGGTCTTAGGACCTCCGTCGGTCTCGTTATCGAGACGGGCGAGGCGCGTGAGGTGCATCATTTCTGCGTGCTGGCCGGCTTCGGCGCCGAGGCGATCAACCCCTATCTCGCCTTCGAGACCCTGACCGACATGAAGAAGGACTTCCCCGAGGAGGTCGACGACGAAGAGATCGTGCATCGCTACGTCAAGTCGATCGACAAGGGCATCCTGAAGGTCATGTCCAAGATGGGCATCTCGACCTACCAGTCCTATTGCGGCGCGCAGATCTTCGACGCGATCGGTCTCGCTTCGGAATTCGTCGACCGCTACTTCTTCGGCACCGCCACCACCATCGAGGGCGTCGGCCTCAAGGAGATCGCGGAAGAGACCGTCCGCCGCCACGCCGCCGCCTTCGGCGACGGCGCGATCCTGCGCAACACGCTCGATATCGGCGGCGAGTACAACTACCGCATCCGCGGCGAGAAGCACGCCTGGTCGCCGGACTCGGTGGCGACCCTGCAGCATGCCGTCCGCACCGGTTCGTGGGAGCGCTACGACGACTTCGCCAAGGCGATGAACGAGCAGTCCAAGGCGCTGTTGACGCTGCGCGGCCTGTTCGAGATCAAGATGGCGGAGGACGTCGGCCTGACGCCGGTGCCGCTCGACGAGGTCGAGCCGGCGGCGGAGATCGTCAAGCGCTTCGCCACCGGCGCCATGTCGTTCGGCTCGATCTCGCGCGAGGCGCACACCACGCTCGCCATCGCCATGAACCGGATCGGCGGCAAGTCGAACACCGGCGAGGGCGGCGAGGAGGCCGAGCGCTTCCTGCCGCTGCCGAACGGCGACTCGATGCGTTCGTCGATCAAGCAGATCGCTTCCGGCCGCTTCGGCGTGACGACGGAATATCTCGTCAACTCCGACGTGATGCAGATCAAGGTGGCGCAGGGTGCCAAGCCCGGCGAAGGCGGTCAGCTGCCCGGCCACAAGGTCGACGCGACCATCGCCAAGGTCCGGCATTCGACGCCGGGCGTCGGCCTGATCTCGCCGCCGCCGCACCATGACATCTACTCGATCGAGGATCTGGCCCAGCTGATCTTCGATTTGAAGAACGTCAACCCGGAAGCCGACGTCTCGGTCAAGCTCGTCTCGGAAGTCGGCGTCGGCACGGTCGCCGCCGGCGTCGCCAAGGCGCGCGCCGACCACATCACGGTGTCCGGCTTCGAGGGTGGCACCGGCGCATCGCCGCTGACCTCGCTGAAGCATGCCGGCAGCCCGTGGGAAATCGGCCTCGCCGAGACCCAGCAGACGCTGGTGCTGAACGGCCTGCGCTCGCGCATCGCCCTGCAGGTCGATGGCGGCTTCCGCACCGGTCGCGACGTCATCATCGGCGCGCTGCTCGGCGCGGACGAGTTCGCCTTCTCGACGGCACCGCTGATCGCGGCCGGCTGCATCATGATGCGCAAGTGCCATCTGAACACCTGCCCGGTCGGCGTCGCCACGCAGGACCCCGTCCTGCGCAAGCGCTTCAAGGGCGAGCCGGAGCACGTCATCAACTACTTCTTCTTCGTCGCCGAGGAAGTGCGTCAGCTGATGGCGGCGATGGGCGCGCGCAGCCTCGAGGAGCTGATCGGCCAGTCCGACCGGCTCGACAAGGTGGCGGCGGTCAATCACTGGAAGGCGTCGGGCCTGGACTTCACCAAGCTGTTCCACAAGGTCGAGGCCGGCCCGGACGAAATCCGGCACACGCAGCGGCAGAAGCACCCGATCGAACATGTGCTCGATCGCAAGCTGATCGCCGAGGCCCAGCCTGCGCTTGCCACCGGCAAGCCGGTCCAGATCGAGGCCGCGATCCACAACACCGACCGCTCGGCCGGCGCCATGCTCTCCGGCGAAGTCGCCAAGCGCTATGGCAATGACGGCCTGCCGGACGACACGATCGCGATCACGCTGCGCGGCACCGCCGGGCAGAGCTTCGCCGCCTTCCTGGCGCGCGGCATCTCGATCGACCTGATCGGCGAAGGCAACGACTATGTCGGCAAGGGCCTTTCCGGCGGCCGCATCGTCGTGCGGCCGGCCGAGAACAGCCGCATCGTGCCAGAAAAGTCGATCATCGTCGGCAACACCGTGCTCTACGGTGCGACCGAGGGCGAGGCCTATTTCCGCGGCGTCGCCGGCGAGCGCTTCTCGGTCCGCAATTCGGGCGCGATCGCCGTCGTCGAAGGCTGCGGCGACCATGGCTGCGAATACATGACCGGCGGCATCGTCGTCGTCATCGGCAAGACCGGGCGCAACTTCGCGGCCGGCATGTCCGGCGGCATCGCCTATGTGCTCGACGAGGACGAAACCTTCGCCGAGCGCTGCAACCTGTCGATGGTCGAGATCCAGCCCGTCCAGGAAGAGGACGACCTGCTCGAGAAGCTGCACCACCATGGCGGTGACATCGAGCACAAGGGCCGGATCGACATCACGTCGAACATGAACCGCTTCGATGACGAGCGCCTGCACCGCCTGATCTCGCAGCATCTCCACTACACCGGCTCGAGCCGGGCCAAGGAGATCCTGGAGCACTGGGAAAGCTATCGTCCGAAATTCCGCAAGGTCATGCCGGTCGAGTATCGGCGCGCACTGATCGAGATGGAACGCGCGCGCTACGGCGTGGCGGCGGAGTGA
- a CDS encoding glutamate synthase subunit beta, with protein sequence MGKVTGFLEIDRQDQKYQPAADRIRHFREFTLPLSDQDVSRQAARCMDCGVPFCHGDTGCPVHNQIPDWNDLVYSGDWQEAARNLHSTNNFPEFTGRICPAPCEEACTLNLENIPVAIKSVEQSIADKAWDQGWIKPEIAAVKTGKRVAVVGSGPAGLAAAQQLARAGHDVHVFEREPKAGGLLRYGIPDFKMEKHFIDRRVAQIEAEGATFHYGQNIGVTKPMAELVADHDAVLLTGGAEAPRDPKLPGAELEGVHYAMPFLVQQNRRVGREEIHEEPIIATGKRVVVIGGGDTASDCVGTSFRQGALAVTQLDIRPMPPVQEDKLAVWPYWPTKFRTSSSQAEGAEREFACATLGVVGKNGKVTGVQCARVDEKRRPIEGTEFIIRADLVFMAIGFAHPLHEGMLTELGADLDKRGNLAANTRDYRTSVDKVFAAGDMRRGQSLVVWAIREGRQAAHSIDKHLMGATNLAW encoded by the coding sequence ATGGGTAAGGTAACGGGCTTCCTCGAAATCGACCGCCAGGACCAGAAGTACCAGCCGGCTGCGGACCGCATCCGGCACTTCCGGGAATTCACCCTGCCGCTCAGCGACCAGGACGTGTCGCGGCAGGCGGCGCGCTGCATGGATTGCGGCGTTCCCTTCTGCCATGGCGACACCGGCTGTCCGGTGCACAACCAGATCCCGGACTGGAACGACCTCGTCTATTCCGGCGATTGGCAGGAGGCCGCGCGCAACCTGCATTCGACCAACAACTTCCCGGAGTTCACCGGCCGCATCTGCCCCGCCCCGTGCGAGGAAGCCTGCACGCTGAACCTCGAGAACATTCCGGTCGCCATCAAGTCGGTCGAGCAGTCGATCGCCGACAAGGCGTGGGATCAGGGCTGGATCAAGCCCGAGATCGCCGCGGTCAAGACCGGCAAGCGGGTCGCGGTCGTCGGTTCCGGCCCGGCGGGCCTCGCCGCCGCGCAGCAGCTCGCCCGCGCCGGCCATGACGTCCATGTCTTCGAGCGCGAGCCGAAGGCCGGCGGCCTGCTGCGCTACGGCATTCCGGACTTCAAGATGGAGAAGCACTTCATCGACCGGCGCGTCGCGCAGATCGAGGCCGAGGGCGCGACCTTCCACTACGGCCAGAACATCGGCGTCACCAAGCCGATGGCCGAGCTGGTCGCCGACCACGACGCCGTGCTGCTGACGGGCGGCGCCGAGGCGCCGCGCGATCCGAAGCTGCCGGGCGCGGAACTGGAGGGCGTGCATTACGCCATGCCGTTCCTGGTCCAGCAGAACCGCCGCGTCGGCCGCGAGGAGATCCACGAGGAGCCGATCATCGCGACCGGCAAGCGCGTGGTCGTCATCGGCGGCGGCGATACCGCGTCGGACTGCGTCGGCACCTCGTTCCGCCAGGGCGCGCTCGCCGTCACCCAGCTCGACATCCGCCCGATGCCGCCGGTCCAGGAAGACAAGCTCGCGGTCTGGCCCTACTGGCCGACCAAGTTCCGCACCTCTTCCTCGCAGGCCGAGGGCGCCGAGCGCGAGTTCGCCTGCGCGACGCTCGGCGTCGTCGGCAAGAACGGCAAGGTCACGGGCGTGCAGTGCGCCCGCGTCGACGAGAAGCGCCGGCCGATCGAGGGCACGGAGTTCATCATCCGCGCCGACTTGGTCTTCATGGCAATCGGCTTCGCCCATCCCCTGCACGAGGGCATGCTGACCGAACTCGGCGCTGATCTCGACAAGCGCGGCAACCTCGCGGCCAACACCCGCGACTACCGCACCTCGGTCGACAAGGTATTCGCCGCCGGCGACATGCGCCGTGGCCAGTCGCTGGTCGTCTGGGCGATCCGCGAGGGTCGCCAGGCCGCGCATTCGATCGACAAGCACCTGATGGGCGCGACCAACCTCGCCTGGTAG
- a CDS encoding alpha/beta fold hydrolase — protein MSLITLSENPIPAGAVEQTVTTEDGVRLRAAVWRPSGQRKGTVCLVHGRAEAIEKYYEVVGELLARGFAVATFDWRGQGGSERRLPNPLKGHVDDFSEYERDLEAFMQQVALPDCPPPYFALAHSTGGLVCLRVARRSRQVFSRMVLAAPLLDFGGFAPSRRVINFTAGAFSLLGLGDAFPPGAKIAQVEERGFSGNPLTSDPRRFARTLAVSKAQPELGVGAPTIAWLHAACRAMNEAANPAFAAGIRIPTLLIAAGEDRVVSPLAIERFAREMRIGAQIVIPGSRHEILMERDPIRGLFWAAFDAFIPGSND, from the coding sequence ATGAGCCTGATCACCCTTTCCGAAAATCCGATTCCGGCCGGCGCGGTCGAGCAGACGGTGACGACCGAGGACGGCGTCCGCCTGCGTGCCGCGGTCTGGCGGCCGTCGGGCCAGCGCAAGGGTACGGTCTGTCTCGTTCACGGCCGGGCCGAGGCGATCGAGAAATACTACGAGGTGGTCGGCGAGCTTTTGGCGCGCGGCTTCGCGGTCGCGACCTTCGACTGGCGCGGGCAGGGCGGTTCCGAGCGGCGGCTTCCGAATCCTCTCAAGGGCCATGTCGACGATTTCTCCGAATATGAGCGTGACCTCGAGGCGTTCATGCAGCAGGTCGCGCTGCCGGATTGCCCGCCACCCTATTTCGCGCTGGCGCATTCGACCGGCGGTCTCGTCTGCCTGCGCGTCGCGCGCCGCTCGCGCCAGGTCTTCTCGCGCATGGTGCTCGCGGCGCCGCTGCTCGATTTCGGCGGCTTCGCCCCGTCGCGCCGGGTGATCAATTTCACCGCCGGCGCCTTCTCGCTGCTCGGCCTCGGCGATGCCTTCCCGCCGGGCGCCAAGATCGCCCAGGTCGAGGAGCGCGGCTTCTCCGGCAATCCGCTGACCAGCGATCCCCGCCGTTTCGCCCGCACCCTTGCCGTCAGCAAGGCGCAGCCCGAACTCGGGGTCGGCGCACCGACGATTGCCTGGCTGCATGCCGCCTGCCGGGCGATGAACGAGGCCGCCAACCCGGCCTTCGCCGCCGGCATCCGCATTCCGACGCTTTTGATCGCGGCCGGCGAGGACCGCGTGGTGTCGCCGCTCGCCATCGAGCGCTTCGCCCGCGAGATGCGGATCGGCGCGCAGATCGTCATTCCGGGATCGCGGCATGAGATCCTGATGGAGCGCGATCCGATCCGCGGGCTGTTCTGGGCCGCCTTCGACGCCTTCATTCCGGGCTCGAACGACTAG
- a CDS encoding low specificity L-threonine aldolase → MIFASDNWTGASDRVAAALVEAAGARAPAYGNDPLTASVEAAFARVFERDVAVFFVATGTAANALALAQFGRPGGVVFCHRDAHIAVDEGGAPEFFGNGARLHRIDGADGKLHPADLAAAIALYPAEAVHHGQPVAVSISQLTEAGTAYEPTEIAALAAVAHGAGLPLHMDGARFGNAVAGLGVSPAEASWRAGVDVLSFGGSKNGCFAAEAVIFFDKAQARGFEFHRKRAGHLFSKSGFVSAQFSAYLADGHWLELAAHANAMASRLAAGITATPGASLAFEPDGNELFVVIPRELDARLRAAGAVYYEWSPEGLVERDRRGEFVAIRLVTSFRTRVEEVENFVRIISAVDA, encoded by the coding sequence ATGATCTTCGCAAGCGACAACTGGACAGGGGCCTCCGACCGCGTGGCGGCCGCCCTCGTCGAAGCCGCCGGCGCCCGCGCGCCGGCCTATGGAAACGATCCGCTGACGGCGTCGGTGGAAGCGGCCTTCGCGCGCGTCTTCGAGCGCGACGTCGCCGTCTTCTTCGTGGCGACCGGAACCGCCGCCAACGCGCTGGCGCTGGCCCAGTTCGGCCGGCCGGGCGGGGTGGTCTTCTGCCACCGCGACGCCCACATCGCGGTCGACGAGGGCGGGGCGCCGGAGTTCTTCGGCAATGGCGCCCGCCTGCACCGGATCGACGGCGCCGATGGCAAGCTGCATCCGGCGGATCTCGCGGCGGCGATCGCGCTCTATCCGGCCGAGGCGGTGCATCACGGCCAGCCGGTGGCGGTCTCGATCAGCCAGCTGACCGAGGCCGGCACCGCCTACGAACCCACGGAAATCGCCGCTTTGGCGGCCGTCGCGCACGGCGCGGGCCTGCCGCTGCACATGGACGGCGCGCGCTTCGGCAACGCGGTTGCCGGGCTCGGCGTCTCGCCGGCCGAGGCCAGCTGGCGCGCCGGCGTCGACGTGCTCTCCTTCGGCGGCTCGAAGAATGGCTGCTTCGCCGCCGAGGCGGTGATCTTCTTCGACAAGGCGCAGGCGCGCGGCTTCGAATTCCACCGCAAGCGGGCCGGCCACCTGTTCTCGAAGAGCGGCTTCGTCTCCGCCCAGTTCTCCGCCTATCTCGCCGACGGTCACTGGCTCGAGCTCGCGGCGCACGCCAATGCGATGGCGAGCCGGCTGGCGGCCGGCATCACGGCGACGCCGGGAGCCTCGCTCGCCTTCGAGCCGGACGGCAACGAGCTGTTCGTGGTGATCCCGCGCGAACTGGACGCGCGGCTGCGGGCGGCCGGGGCCGTCTATTATGAGTGGTCGCCGGAAGGGCTGGTCGAGCGCGACCGGCGCGGCGAATTCGTCGCCATTCGCCTGGTCACGAGCTTCCGGACCCGCGTCGAGGAAGTCGAGAATTTCGTGCGAATAATTTCAGCAGTCGACGCCTAG